TTATTTGCCAGGTTTCACGAGGATGGTTTTGTCTCTGTGGTCTGTGACAATGCTTAGCTTATACATTAGGGTTCAAGTCAACATTTTAGGCAGACATTTGTATGTTGACACCGCTCGAGCTCTTGGCAGCTCTCATTTACTTGTAAGATAATATGCTTCCCCTCTTCTCTGTATTGGAGAATTTGCTGTTTATTAAACGATACTGCACATGTTCTTTACTGCTCTCATTTGCTCGCAAGTATGATTCAGTGTACTTTGCTTATCTCATCCCCAACAAGCTATTTCTCGGGGAAACTCACTGGTTGTTCTGTTAAGAACTTGTATAATTATGTCTCTAGTAGCTGTGTTTAATTGCGATAACGATTATGCATTTGACCTATCTGTGGACTAATACTCTGGAATCACCTATCTTTCTTTGATATAGTTCCAGATTACCTTTTAAAGCCACGGCCGCTTGTCCTGTGATCTGCTTGCCCTGTGAGCTTTCAACAGTGTAtctattaaatttgtttctttttgtttgcaggAAGAGGTAGATCTCATTGATAGAGATGATGAACAGAAGTTTTTGTCGAGTGCTGATTTTCTTGTCACCAATGCAATGCCAAGTTTGATTTCAGATATGCAGGGTTCAGCCGAGGAAGTCCTTAAAGGGTACATTGCAAAAATTCGTATCTAGATCGTTTATAATTTGACTATTGTTGGAAAAACtctaatatgtttttgtgtgtttaattGCAGAAAGCAGTTAAAGGATGTAATTACCACAAGAGTTCTTCAAGAAACCGTGATGCAGATTGTAGATGTGTTTATGAGCACTGGAAGCCCACATCACTGGGTTGATTATTTAATGATGCCTCAAGACACAAAGCTTTCAAGAACCACAAGTGACTCTTCTGATGAAGCTGTGTCCAAGTTTCATCAACTCATGGTTGAGACTCGAGAAGTACTCATCAGGTAAGTAATGTCTATCTGCTAAGATAAACACAcaatttttcctctttcttacACTCTTGGATGATTGTGGGGAATAAACTTATCTCTTGGTGTCTTTCTTGTTGCAGCACTGAATTCACAAATATAGTCGAAATTTCGCTCAAGTGCTTCACGGATGTGTTGGTAGAGGAAATGGAAACGCAGACTGAAGCAGGCGGTTTGGCTACAGGGAAACCATTGGCAAAGGTCTTACCACAGATTGAGAAGACAATGAATGTGATTACAGCTGAACCAAGCAAGAACCGGTTCTTACAAATCATCAGAGATCTGCCTGAagttaaactcttttttactcttttataCGCTAATATGCCGCAATAgcaacttttgtttgttctcttaGAAATTCCCCAAAGTGTTTTGCTATTTGCTTTCTTTGTAGGGGGGTCTTTTAGCTTGAAAGAAATGCAGGAATTTTCGTGTTTTGAGCTTGTAGAACCAAAGttgatttcatttatttgttttgattagaaAAGAAGAGCATTTGTTTAATAGGACACTTGGAACTTTGATTAGAAAATAAGTAAAGCAACTTGCATTTAAAGTGTCCACGATCCCTCCACTGCGTTCGTGCCTTGCACACAAGTCAACGGAACAAAGGTTGACTTTTCCAATCTATAGCTGCTACAAGCGCAAGATTTTATACACATCCGTAATTAATGAGATTACCGGAGAACAAAAGTGTAAGAGTTATCGCAGGTTGTCGGATAAAATGTATATTCAGATGACAGATGGAGTTCCTCCGCCACCAGAGCAAAGTTCGTTAGACCACCGGGTTGGTCAGATCACCCTTTCATTCATTACCCATTTGTATTAATCTCATCGGCTTTACTTACGAAGACTAGTCTTGGTTTTCCATTTTTGATTACACATAGATTGACGAGCTTGAGAGACAGAAAGAGATCGATGATTGGCTTCCGATAACTTCATCGAGAAACGCGAAATGGTGGTACTCCACGTTTCACA
This sequence is a window from Arabidopsis thaliana chromosome 1 sequence. Protein-coding genes within it:
- the PEX3 gene encoding peroxin 3 (peroxin 3 (PEX3); FUNCTIONS IN: molecular_function unknown; INVOLVED IN: peroxisome organization; LOCATED IN: mitochondrion, peroxisome, integral to peroxisomal membrane; CONTAINS InterPro DOMAIN/s: Peroxin-3 (InterPro:IPR006966); BEST Arabidopsis thaliana protein match is: peroxin 3-1 (TAIR:AT3G18160.1); Has 293 Blast hits to 293 proteins in 137 species: Archae - 0; Bacteria - 0; Metazoa - 122; Fungi - 111; Plants - 49; Viruses - 0; Other Eukaryotes - 11 (source: NCBI BLink).) gives rise to the protein MDFVRGFWRKHRRKVLVTAGCLGSGYLLYKLYNSHTRRLADLERELAHERENDEIIKTQMKAHFESIQMIVDSTTLPHAMQFLSIRISEEIDVSHVMDRLNQGKGMLSPPEKLQLWDELKILSFTRMVLSLWSVTMLSLYIRVQVNILGRHLYVDTARALGSSHLLCTLLISSPTSYFSGKLTGCSVKNFSRLPFKATAACPEEVDLIDRDDEQKFLSSADFLVTNAMPSLISDMQGSAEEVLKGKQLKDVITTRVLQETVMQIVDVFMSTGSPHHWVDYLMMPQDTKLSRTTSDSSDEAVSKFHQLMVETREVLISTEFTNIVEISLKCFTDVLVEEMETQTEAGGLATGKPLAKVLPQIEKTMNVITAEPSKNRFLQIIRDLPEVKLFFTLLYANMPQ
- the PEX3 gene encoding peroxin 3 (peroxin 3 (PEX3); FUNCTIONS IN: molecular_function unknown; INVOLVED IN: peroxisome organization; LOCATED IN: mitochondrion, peroxisome, integral to peroxisomal membrane; CONTAINS InterPro DOMAIN/s: Peroxin-3 (InterPro:IPR006966); BEST Arabidopsis thaliana protein match is: peroxin 3-1 (TAIR:AT3G18160.1); Has 302 Blast hits to 302 proteins in 142 species: Archae - 0; Bacteria - 0; Metazoa - 120; Fungi - 122; Plants - 49; Viruses - 0; Other Eukaryotes - 11 (source: NCBI BLink).); protein product: MDFVRGFWRKHRRKVLVTAGCLGSGYLLYKLYNSHTRRLADLERELAHERENDEIIKTQMKAHFESIQMIVDSTTLPHAMQFLSIRISEEIDVSHVMDRLNQGKGMLSPPEKLQLWDELKILSFTRMVLSLWSVTMLSLYIRVQVNILGRHLYVDTARALGSSHLLEEVDLIDRDDEQKFLSSADFLVTNAMPSLISDMQGSAEEVLKGKQLKDVITTRVLQETVMQIVDVFMSTGSPHHWVDYLMMPQDTKLSRTTSDSSDEAVSKFHQLMVETREVLISTEFTNIVEISLKCFTDVLVEEMETQTEAGGLATGKPLAKVLPQIEKTMNVITAEPSKNRFLQIIRDLPEVKLFFTLLYANMPQ